From one Lysinibacillus sp. G4S2 genomic stretch:
- a CDS encoding ABC transporter ATP-binding protein, which yields MKQIFSYVKPYKWTAFIALGLMLLELFVELAQPLIMAKIIDDGVRAQNQGMILQWGAVLLALSFVAFIAGVVNSYFSSHTAQSFSYDLRNALFEKIQSFTLTTYQKFSTASLITRLTNDVTQVQTVLFMSLRIMLRAPLAVVGSIVMAFVVNAKLALFLVIGAPIILIFLVFMVVKGVSYFGLVQKRIDRLNRVLQENLQAIRLVKAYLRGAYEASRFDEVASRLKIDTVKALRTMEYIMPVLLFIMNMSLLAVLWFGTKQIASGTTPLGDVVAIVNYAMRMTGSFSMFAFIIIFYARAKASAERMAEVLSTENEIELPSSSEKTSNDLNFGELAFEHVSFTYPGGDLPVLSDVSFRVKSGEKLAIMGATGAGKSTLLQLIPRFYDVTEGKIVVEGKDVQQWDLQELREIIGYVPQQSLLFTGSIADNVRWGDTEAEMDAVLQATMQAQIHASVEDFPNGYETRVGQKGVNLSGGQKQRLSIARALLRKGHILMLDDSTSALDVKTEQALWEALSEEQATMLVVTQKIRTAKGADRILLIDAGKVVAYGTHEELLQTSVLYEKIAISQQEVEE from the coding sequence TTATAATGGCTAAAATCATAGATGATGGAGTGCGAGCTCAAAACCAGGGGATGATTTTGCAATGGGGGGCTGTTTTACTTGCCTTATCCTTCGTAGCCTTTATAGCTGGTGTCGTGAATTCATATTTTTCATCGCATACAGCACAAAGCTTTTCCTATGATTTACGGAATGCACTGTTTGAAAAAATACAATCCTTTACTTTAACTACGTATCAAAAATTCTCAACGGCTTCCCTTATTACAAGGTTAACGAATGATGTGACACAAGTACAGACGGTGTTATTTATGAGTTTGCGTATCATGCTTCGGGCACCACTTGCCGTAGTTGGTAGCATTGTGATGGCTTTTGTTGTGAATGCAAAGCTAGCGTTGTTTTTAGTTATTGGTGCACCAATTATCCTCATTTTTCTTGTTTTTATGGTGGTAAAAGGTGTGTCTTATTTTGGACTTGTGCAGAAGAGAATAGACCGCTTAAATCGAGTTTTACAGGAAAATTTACAGGCAATTCGATTGGTGAAGGCTTATTTACGTGGTGCTTATGAAGCGTCGCGTTTCGATGAGGTCGCCTCACGTTTAAAAATTGATACAGTAAAGGCTCTTCGCACAATGGAGTACATTATGCCAGTACTGTTATTCATCATGAATATGAGCTTACTTGCAGTGCTGTGGTTTGGGACAAAGCAAATAGCTTCAGGTACAACACCACTTGGAGATGTTGTGGCTATTGTCAATTATGCAATGCGCATGACAGGATCGTTTTCGATGTTTGCCTTTATTATTATTTTTTATGCGCGTGCAAAAGCCTCAGCAGAGCGTATGGCAGAGGTCCTTTCGACTGAGAATGAGATTGAGCTACCGTCATCCTCAGAGAAAACATCTAATGACTTGAATTTTGGCGAACTAGCTTTCGAGCATGTTAGTTTTACTTATCCTGGGGGAGACTTGCCTGTACTATCCGATGTCAGCTTCCGAGTGAAATCTGGTGAAAAGTTAGCCATTATGGGGGCAACAGGTGCAGGGAAATCAACGTTGCTACAGCTTATTCCACGCTTCTACGATGTCACAGAAGGCAAAATAGTAGTAGAGGGGAAAGATGTACAGCAATGGGATTTACAAGAACTGCGCGAAATCATCGGCTATGTTCCACAACAGTCTCTATTATTTACGGGAAGCATTGCTGATAATGTTCGTTGGGGCGATACAGAGGCTGAAATGGATGCAGTGCTACAGGCGACAATGCAAGCGCAAATCCATGCTTCTGTGGAGGATTTCCCGAACGGATACGAGACAAGGGTCGGTCAGAAGGGTGTCAATCTTTCTGGTGGTCAAAAACAAAGATTATCTATTGCTAGAGCGTTATTAAGAAAAGGGCATATATTAATGCTCGATGATAGTACAAGTGCGCTTGATGTGAAAACGGAGCAGGCATTATGGGAGGCATTGAGTGAAGAACAAGCAACAATGCTAGTAGTCACTCAAAAAATTCGTACAGCAAAAGGTGCGGATCGAATCTTACTCATTGATGCAGGAAAAGTGGTCGCATATGGGACACATGAAGAGCTATTGCAAACTTCAGTGCTCTATGAAAAAATCGCAATTTCCCAACAGGAGGTGGAGGAATAA